In the Telopea speciosissima isolate NSW1024214 ecotype Mountain lineage chromosome 2, Tspe_v1, whole genome shotgun sequence genome, one interval contains:
- the LOC122650737 gene encoding uncharacterized protein LOC122650737, protein MERVFEVLRCTDEDKIKCATFQFRGEADSWWQSTEDNIRQLYPNPTWGQFTKTFLGNYFPQSFCDQKEIEFMSLTQGPKSVLEYQQIFEELFYFAPKHMKPDAVKARKFEKVLRPSINTFVVLHNFPTYTEVVQAAKVIEDKQ, encoded by the coding sequence ATGGAGAGAGTCTTTGAGGTACTTCGATGTACTGATGAAGATAAGATCAAGTGTGCTACCTTCCAATTTAGAGGCGAGGCTGATTCTTGGTGGCAGTCCACTGAAGATAACATCAGGCAACTGTATCCCAACCCTACATGGGGTCAGTTCACGAAGACCTTCCTAGGAAACTACTTTCCTCAAAGCTTTTGTGATCAGAAGGAGATTGAGTTCATGAGCCTGACCCAGGGACCCAAGTCAGTCCTTGAGTACCAACAGATTTTTGAAGAGCTCTTCTATTTTGCTCCCAAGCATATGAAGCCTGATGCAGTCAAGGCCAGGAAATTTGAGAAGGTGCTGAGACCTAGCATTAACACATTTGTGGTGTTGCACAATTTCCCCACTTATACAGAAGTGGTCCAGGCTGCCAAAGTGATTGAGGACAAACAGTGA